Proteins co-encoded in one Paraburkholderia terrae genomic window:
- the erpA gene encoding iron-sulfur cluster insertion protein ErpA has translation MNAVTDTPVAEMPAPFVFTDAAADKVKELIEEEGNPELKLRVFVQGGGCSGFQYGFTFDEAINEDDTVMNKSGVQLLIDSMSYQYLVGAEIDYKDDINGAQFVIKNPNATTTCGCGSSFSV, from the coding sequence ATGAACGCAGTGACCGACACCCCCGTGGCCGAGATGCCGGCACCGTTCGTCTTTACTGACGCGGCGGCTGACAAGGTTAAAGAACTGATCGAAGAAGAAGGCAACCCGGAGCTGAAACTGCGCGTTTTCGTGCAGGGTGGCGGCTGCTCGGGCTTCCAGTACGGCTTCACGTTTGACGAAGCCATCAACGAAGACGACACCGTGATGAACAAGAGCGGCGTCCAGTTGCTGATCGATTCGATGAGCTACCAGTATCTGGTTGGCGCAGAGATCGATTACAAGGACGACATCAACGGCGCGCAGTTCGTCATCAAGAACCCGAACGCCACGACCACCTGTGGTTGCGGCTCGTCGTTCTCGGTGTAA
- the rpsI gene encoding 30S ribosomal protein S9, translating to MIGNWNYGTGRRKSAVARVFIKAGKGEIVVNGKPIADYFSRETSLMIVRQPLELTNHAATFDIKVNVTGGGETGQAGAVRHGITRALMDYDATLKPALSNAGFVTRDAREVERKKVGFHKARRRKQFSKR from the coding sequence ATGATCGGTAACTGGAATTACGGTACGGGCCGCCGCAAGAGCGCTGTTGCTCGTGTCTTCATCAAGGCAGGCAAGGGCGAGATCGTCGTCAACGGCAAGCCTATCGCCGACTACTTCTCGCGCGAAACGTCGCTGATGATCGTGCGTCAGCCGCTGGAACTCACGAACCACGCTGCTACGTTCGACATCAAGGTCAACGTGACGGGCGGCGGTGAAACGGGTCAAGCTGGTGCAGTTCGCCACGGCATCACCCGCGCTCTGATGGACTACGACGCAACGCTGAAGCCGGCTCTGTCGAACGCAGGCTTCGTGACGCGTGACGCACGTGAAGTCGAGCGTAAGAAGGTCGGTTTCCACAAGGCGCGTCGCCGCAAGCAGTTCTCGAAGCGTTAA
- the rplM gene encoding 50S ribosomal protein L13 → MKTFSAKAHEVTREWYVIDATDKVLGRVASEVAHRLRGKHKPEFTPHVDTGDFIIVINAGKLKVTGNKTTDKKYYRHSGYPGGIYETTFGKMQERFPGRALEKAVKGMLPKGPLGYAMIKKLKVYAEATHPHSAQQPKALEI, encoded by the coding sequence ATGAAGACGTTTTCCGCAAAAGCCCATGAGGTTACGCGCGAATGGTACGTGATTGACGCGACGGATAAGGTTCTCGGGCGTGTCGCCAGCGAAGTGGCACACCGTCTTCGCGGCAAGCACAAGCCTGAATTCACTCCGCACGTCGACACCGGTGATTTCATCATCGTTATCAACGCCGGCAAGCTGAAGGTCACGGGTAACAAGACCACGGACAAGAAGTACTATCGCCACTCGGGCTACCCGGGCGGTATCTATGAGACGACGTTCGGCAAGATGCAAGAACGCTTCCCGGGCCGCGCGCTCGAGAAAGCGGTCAAGGGCATGCTGCCGAAGGGCCCGCTCGGCTACGCGATGATCAAGAAGCTGAAGGTCTACGCCGAAGCAACGCATCCGCATTCGGCGCAACAGCCGAAGGCGCTCGAGATCTAA
- a CDS encoding OsmC family protein: MECKVSWMGQDGMAFAAETGSGHLVAMDGAPEGGGRNLAPRPMEMVLLGTGGCTAYDVVMILKKSRQEISGCSVTLKAERASEDPKVFTKVHFHFTVTGKNLNPSTVERAINLSHDKYCSASIMIAKTAELTHSFDIVAD; this comes from the coding sequence ATGGAATGCAAAGTCAGCTGGATGGGTCAGGACGGCATGGCGTTCGCCGCCGAAACGGGCAGCGGCCACCTCGTCGCGATGGACGGCGCGCCTGAAGGCGGCGGCCGCAATCTGGCGCCCCGTCCGATGGAAATGGTGCTGCTGGGCACTGGCGGATGCACGGCGTACGACGTCGTGATGATCCTGAAGAAGAGCCGTCAGGAAATCAGCGGCTGCTCGGTGACGCTGAAAGCCGAACGTGCAAGCGAGGACCCGAAGGTATTCACGAAGGTCCACTTCCATTTCACGGTGACGGGCAAGAACCTCAATCCGTCGACGGTGGAACGCGCGATCAATCTGTCGCACGACAAATATTGCTCGGCGTCGATCATGATCGCGAAAACGGCCGAGCTCACGCATTCGTTCGACATCGTCGCGGACTAA
- the pyrC gene encoding dihydroorotase yields the protein MTASTASVDTLTLARPDDWHLHVRDGAMLAAVLPHTARQFGRAIIMPNLKPPVTTTELARAYRERIIAAIPAGVKFEPLMTLYLTDNTPPEEIRRARESGFVHGVKLYPAGATTNSDAGVSDIRKCAKTLEMMQETGMPLLIHGEVTDSSIDLFDREKVFIDRVMTPLRRDFPALKVVFEHITTKDAADYVRDAGAPPELLGATITAHHLLYNRNAIFQGGIRPHYYCLPVLKRETHRVALVEAATSGNPRFFLGTDSAPHPKGLKEHACGCAGCYTALHALELYAEAFDKAGALDKLEGFASFHGADFYRLPRSEEKVTLRREEWTLPAEVAAGDMPVVPLRGGETIGWKLV from the coding sequence ATGACCGCATCTACTGCTTCCGTCGATACCCTCACGCTCGCCCGTCCCGATGACTGGCACCTGCACGTCCGCGACGGCGCGATGCTCGCCGCCGTCCTGCCGCACACCGCGCGCCAGTTTGGGCGCGCGATCATCATGCCGAACCTGAAGCCGCCCGTCACGACGACGGAGCTGGCGCGCGCCTATCGCGAGCGCATCATTGCGGCGATCCCGGCTGGCGTGAAGTTCGAGCCGCTGATGACGCTGTATCTGACCGACAACACCCCGCCCGAAGAAATCCGCCGCGCCCGCGAAAGCGGTTTCGTGCATGGCGTGAAGCTGTATCCGGCGGGCGCAACGACGAATTCGGACGCGGGCGTCAGCGACATCCGCAAATGCGCGAAAACGCTCGAGATGATGCAGGAAACGGGCATGCCGCTGCTGATCCACGGCGAAGTGACAGATTCGTCGATCGATCTGTTCGACCGCGAGAAAGTGTTCATCGACCGCGTGATGACGCCGCTGCGCCGCGATTTCCCGGCGCTGAAGGTCGTGTTCGAGCACATCACCACCAAGGATGCCGCCGACTACGTCCGCGACGCGGGCGCGCCGCCCGAACTGCTGGGCGCAACGATCACGGCGCATCATCTGCTTTACAACCGCAACGCGATTTTCCAGGGCGGCATTCGTCCGCATTACTACTGCTTGCCCGTGCTGAAGCGCGAGACCCATCGTGTGGCGCTCGTCGAGGCGGCCACGTCGGGCAATCCGCGCTTTTTCCTCGGTACGGACAGCGCGCCGCATCCGAAGGGCCTGAAGGAGCACGCGTGCGGCTGCGCGGGCTGCTACACGGCGCTGCATGCCCTTGAGCTGTACGCGGAAGCGTTCGACAAGGCGGGCGCGCTCGACAAGCTCGAAGGCTTCGCGAGCTTCCACGGCGCGGACTTCTACCGCCTGCCGCGCAGCGAAGAGAAAGTGACGCTGCGCCGCGAAGAATGGACGCTGCCGGCGGAAGTCGCGGCAGGGGACATGCCCGTGGTGCCGTTGCGCGGCGGCGAGACGATCGGCTGGAAGCTCGTTTGA
- a CDS encoding class II glutamine amidotransferase yields the protein MCQLLGMNCAAPTDVTFSFTGFAARGGVTDHHSDGWGIAFFEDKACRLFIDHQSSATSPIADMVKRYPIKSKNTIAHIRKATQGHIVLENCHPFMRELWGRHWIFAHNGDLQNYSPVLSGVYQPVGSTDSELAFCALLQGLRKAFPGSQPPLDELFGALETLTREITQFGVFNFLMSNGQALFAHCSTHLHYLVRSWPFSTAHLVDADVSIDFAKYTTPEDRVAVIATQPLTDNEVWTAFEPGDLLMFQHGEVIARANVPVPPAVLEKARNPACDPSASASMLPATSVLDLESDDAAAYES from the coding sequence ATGTGCCAACTACTCGGAATGAATTGCGCCGCGCCCACGGACGTCACGTTCTCGTTCACCGGCTTCGCGGCGCGCGGCGGCGTCACCGACCACCACTCCGACGGCTGGGGCATCGCCTTCTTCGAAGACAAGGCCTGTCGCCTGTTCATCGACCACCAGTCGTCGGCCACCTCGCCGATCGCCGACATGGTCAAGCGCTACCCGATCAAGTCGAAAAACACGATCGCGCATATCCGCAAGGCGACGCAAGGGCACATCGTGCTCGAGAACTGCCACCCGTTCATGCGGGAGTTGTGGGGACGTCATTGGATCTTCGCGCACAACGGCGATCTGCAGAATTACAGCCCGGTGCTCTCGGGCGTGTATCAGCCCGTCGGCAGCACGGATAGCGAGCTCGCGTTCTGCGCGCTGCTGCAAGGGTTGCGCAAGGCGTTTCCTGGTTCGCAGCCGCCGCTCGACGAACTGTTCGGCGCGCTCGAAACGTTGACGCGCGAAATCACCCAGTTCGGCGTGTTCAATTTTCTGATGTCGAACGGCCAGGCGCTGTTCGCGCACTGCTCGACGCATCTGCATTATCTCGTGCGTAGTTGGCCGTTTTCGACCGCGCATCTCGTCGACGCGGACGTTTCGATCGATTTCGCCAAGTACACGACCCCCGAAGACCGCGTCGCCGTGATCGCCACGCAGCCGTTGACCGACAACGAAGTCTGGACCGCATTCGAGCCGGGCGATCTGCTGATGTTTCAGCACGGCGAAGTGATCGCGCGCGCCAACGTGCCCGTGCCGCCGGCCGTGCTGGAGAAGGCGCGCAATCCAGCCTGCGATCCGAGCGCTTCTGCGAGCATGCTGCCCGCCACGTCCGTTCTCGATCTCGAATCCGACGACGCCGCCGCGTACGAATCCTGA
- a CDS encoding amino acid ABC transporter ATP-binding protein yields the protein MISIKNVSKWYGQFQVLTDCTTEVKKGEVVVVCGPSGSGKSTLIKTVNGLEPFQKGEIVINGQSLTDKKTNLSKLRSKVGMVFQHFELFPHLSITENLTLAQVKVLGRSKDEATAKGLKLLDRVGLRAHADKYPGQLSGGQQQRVAIARALSMDPIAMLFDEPTSALDPEMINEVLDVMVELAQEGMTMMCVTHEMGFAKKVAHRVIFMDKGLIVEDDRKEDFFANPKSDRAKDFLAKILH from the coding sequence ATGATCTCTATCAAGAATGTGTCGAAGTGGTACGGCCAGTTCCAGGTGCTGACCGACTGCACGACGGAAGTGAAAAAGGGCGAAGTGGTCGTCGTGTGCGGCCCGTCGGGTTCGGGTAAATCGACGCTGATCAAGACGGTCAACGGGCTCGAGCCGTTCCAGAAGGGCGAGATCGTGATCAACGGCCAGTCGCTCACCGACAAGAAGACCAATCTGTCGAAGCTGCGTTCGAAGGTCGGTATGGTGTTTCAGCATTTCGAGCTGTTCCCGCATCTGTCGATCACCGAGAACCTGACGCTCGCGCAGGTCAAGGTGCTCGGCCGCTCGAAGGACGAAGCGACCGCGAAGGGCCTGAAGCTGCTCGATCGCGTCGGCCTGCGCGCGCATGCGGACAAGTATCCGGGGCAGTTGTCGGGTGGTCAGCAGCAGCGTGTGGCGATCGCGCGGGCGCTGTCGATGGACCCGATTGCGATGCTGTTCGACGAACCCACTTCCGCGCTCGATCCTGAAATGATCAATGAAGTGCTCGACGTGATGGTCGAGCTGGCGCAGGAAGGCATGACCATGATGTGCGTGACGCACGAAATGGGTTTTGCGAAGAAGGTCGCGCATCGCGTGATCTTCATGGACAAGGGTCTTATCGTCGAAGACGACCGCAAGGAAGACTTTTTTGCGAATCCGAAATCGGATCGCGCGAAAGATTTTCTCGCAAAGATTCTGCATTGA
- the gltK gene encoding glutamate/aspartate ABC transporter permease GltK codes for MHHFDWSGIPGALPTLWTGAVVTFKITILAIVIGIVWGTVLAIMRLSSFKPFEWFAKIYVTLFRSIPLVMVLLWFFLIVPQLLQNVLGLSADIDIRLASAMVAFSLFEAAYYSEIIRAGIQAVPRGQVNASFALGMNYAQAMRLVVLPQAFRAMVPLLLTQAIVLFQDTSLVYVISLADFFRTATNIGDRDGTNVEMVLFAGACYFVICVVASSLVKSLQKKVAR; via the coding sequence ATGCATCATTTCGACTGGAGCGGTATTCCGGGCGCACTGCCGACGCTATGGACGGGCGCCGTCGTCACGTTCAAGATCACGATTCTCGCGATCGTGATCGGCATCGTTTGGGGCACGGTGCTCGCGATCATGCGGCTGTCGTCGTTCAAGCCGTTCGAGTGGTTCGCGAAGATCTACGTGACGCTGTTCCGCTCGATCCCGCTCGTGATGGTTCTGCTGTGGTTCTTCCTGATCGTGCCGCAGCTGCTGCAAAACGTGCTGGGTCTTTCCGCCGACATCGACATCCGTCTCGCGTCGGCGATGGTCGCCTTCTCGCTGTTCGAAGCCGCGTACTACTCGGAAATCATCCGCGCGGGCATTCAGGCTGTGCCGCGCGGGCAGGTGAACGCGTCGTTCGCGCTCGGCATGAACTACGCGCAGGCAATGCGCCTCGTGGTGCTGCCGCAGGCGTTTCGCGCGATGGTGCCGCTGTTGCTCACGCAAGCCATCGTGCTGTTTCAGGATACGTCGCTCGTCTACGTGATCAGCCTCGCCGACTTCTTCCGCACGGCCACGAATATTGGCGACCGTGACGGCACGAACGTCGAAATGGTACTGTTCGCCGGTGCGTGTTACTTCGTGATCTGCGTGGTCGCGTCGAGCCTCGTCAAAAGTCTTCAGAAAAAGGTCGCAAGATGA
- a CDS encoding amino acid ABC transporter permease, producing the protein MSYHWNWGILLSPVSTGEPTTYLGWLLSGLWVTVTVSLCAWVIALIVGSFFGVLRTVQNPRVAAIGTVYVAIFRNIPLIVQFFVWYLVIPELLPVSIGTWFKQLPPSAQFFSSSIICLGLFTAARVCEQVRSGINALPRGQRFAGFALGLTQWQTYRYVLLPVAYRIIVPPLTSEFLNIFKNSAVASTIGLLDLSAQARQLVDYTAQTYESFIAVTVAYLLINMIVMTLMRIVEAKSRLPGYIGGK; encoded by the coding sequence ATGTCATACCACTGGAACTGGGGCATTCTGCTGAGTCCGGTTTCCACCGGCGAGCCGACCACCTATCTCGGCTGGCTGCTGTCCGGTCTCTGGGTGACGGTCACCGTTTCGCTGTGCGCCTGGGTGATCGCGCTGATCGTCGGGTCGTTCTTCGGCGTGCTGCGCACGGTCCAGAACCCGCGCGTCGCGGCAATCGGCACTGTGTACGTCGCCATCTTCCGTAATATCCCGCTGATCGTTCAGTTCTTCGTCTGGTATCTGGTGATACCTGAACTGCTGCCTGTATCCATCGGCACATGGTTCAAGCAACTACCGCCCAGCGCGCAGTTCTTCTCGTCGTCGATCATCTGTCTCGGGCTGTTCACCGCCGCGCGCGTGTGCGAGCAGGTGCGCTCGGGCATCAACGCGCTGCCGCGCGGCCAGCGCTTCGCGGGTTTCGCGCTCGGCCTGACGCAATGGCAGACGTATCGTTACGTGCTCTTGCCTGTGGCGTATCGAATCATCGTGCCGCCGCTCACGTCCGAGTTCCTGAACATCTTCAAGAACTCCGCCGTCGCATCGACCATCGGTCTGCTCGATCTGTCCGCGCAGGCGCGCCAGCTCGTCGACTACACGGCGCAGACGTATGAGTCGTTCATTGCCGTCACGGTTGCGTATCTGCTCATCAACATGATCGTGATGACGCTGATGCGCATCGTCGAAGCCAAGAGCCGGCTGCCTGGCTATATCGGAGGCAAGTGA